Proteins from a single region of Mumia flava:
- a CDS encoding Clp protease N-terminal domain-containing protein: MTDLPPSFRLDDLIRAVRTTADDPLDQLHQATVAAGGLGEVADALVGYFVDQARRSGASWTRIGASMGVTKQAAQKRFVRREQEVEPLDASQGFDRFTEPARASLMAAHAEAQAVRSAEVEPVHLLLGLIADERTSAARALTTLGVTAADLRTTLAPTAVADETTGDTEAPTLVPYGAESAAALQEAFAHAVRLGDDLVGTGHVLLAVWGSRSLAALAPRPAEEGGALAPRPAEEGGALAPRPAEEGGALAPRPAEERLSLDDIERALVEVGGAADGLTVA, encoded by the coding sequence ATGACCGATCTTCCTCCCTCCTTCCGCCTCGACGACCTCATCCGCGCCGTCCGGACCACCGCCGACGACCCGCTCGACCAGCTCCATCAGGCGACCGTCGCCGCCGGGGGTCTCGGTGAGGTCGCCGACGCACTCGTCGGCTATTTCGTCGATCAGGCTCGCCGATCGGGCGCGTCGTGGACCCGCATCGGCGCGAGCATGGGTGTGACGAAGCAGGCGGCGCAGAAGCGGTTCGTGCGCCGCGAGCAGGAGGTCGAGCCGTTGGATGCGTCGCAGGGGTTCGACCGGTTCACCGAGCCGGCGCGCGCGTCCCTGATGGCGGCGCACGCCGAGGCGCAGGCCGTACGGAGTGCCGAGGTGGAGCCCGTCCATCTGCTGCTCGGGCTGATCGCCGACGAGCGGACCAGTGCCGCACGCGCCCTCACGACGTTGGGCGTGACGGCGGCAGACCTCCGTACGACCCTGGCCCCGACCGCTGTCGCCGACGAGACCACCGGCGACACCGAAGCGCCGACCCTCGTGCCGTACGGAGCGGAGTCGGCCGCCGCCCTGCAGGAGGCGTTCGCACACGCCGTCCGGCTTGGCGACGACCTGGTCGGGACGGGACACGTGCTGCTCGCCGTGTGGGGGTCTCGATCGCTCGCTGCGCTCGCGCCTCGACCGGCGGAGGAGGGGGGTGCGCTCGCGCCTCGACCGGCGGAGGAGGGGGGTGCGCTCGCGCCTCGACCGGCGGAGGAGGGGGGTGCGCTCGCGCCTCGACCGGCGGAGGAGCGACTCTCGCTCGACGACATCGAGAGAGCGCTCGTCGAGGTCGGCGGGGCGGCCGACGGCCTGACCGTGGCCTGA
- a CDS encoding nitroreductase encodes MTETVSSPSADVLRSLLAERWSCRGFLPDPLPRETIDEILELAGRSPSWCNTQPWQVVVTEGEGTDRFRDGLTSHILGGGTGGPDFAFPSGYSGAHRERRLECALQLYDAVGIERGDREASGRQTWKNFELFGAPHVAIVSTPGELGTYGAVDCGVWVSTFLLAAQSLGVAAIPQAALAAYAPFVREHLGLEDDRLVVCGISFGRPDPDHAANGFRTTRVGAAATTTWLS; translated from the coding sequence ATGACCGAGACCGTCTCCTCGCCGTCCGCCGACGTCCTTCGCTCGCTGCTGGCCGAGCGCTGGAGCTGTCGCGGATTCCTTCCCGATCCGCTGCCGCGCGAGACGATCGACGAGATCCTCGAGCTCGCCGGGCGCTCGCCGTCGTGGTGCAACACCCAGCCGTGGCAGGTCGTGGTGACCGAGGGAGAGGGGACCGACCGGTTCCGTGACGGGCTGACGTCGCACATCCTCGGCGGCGGTACGGGCGGTCCCGACTTCGCGTTCCCGTCCGGCTACTCCGGGGCGCACCGCGAGCGACGGCTCGAGTGCGCGCTCCAGCTGTACGACGCGGTCGGGATCGAGCGCGGTGACCGTGAGGCGTCGGGGCGCCAGACCTGGAAGAACTTCGAGCTGTTCGGCGCACCTCACGTGGCGATCGTGTCGACGCCGGGCGAGCTCGGGACGTACGGCGCGGTCGACTGCGGCGTCTGGGTCAGCACGTTCCTGCTGGCGGCGCAGAGCCTCGGCGTCGCCGCGATCCCGCAGGCGGCGCTGGCGGCGTACGCGCCGTTCGTCCGCGAGCACCTCGGCCTGGAGGACGACCGGCTGGTGGTCTGCGGGATCTCCTTCGGCCGACCCGATCCCGACCACGCCGCGAACGGCTTCCGTACGACCCGCGTCGGCGCCGCCGCCACCACGACCTGGCTCTCCTAG
- a CDS encoding flavin-containing monooxygenase has translation MSDHVDVLIVGAGLSGIGAAYRLQERNPGVSYTIVEARDEMGGTWDLFRYPGVRSDSDFYTLSFPFRPWRGDDAIVDGQEILDYIRETADAYGITERIRFSTKVVSAAWSSTDARWTVGIEDSRTGEQSTITASFLETCAGYYDYEQPFDPQFAGLEDFEGQVVHPQFWPDDLDYTGKRVVVVGSGATAITVVPAMADDAAHVTMLQRTPTWVLAQPKHDAVGDALRKVLPAKAAHSTIRAKNAVLQWGLYQFSRRAPEKMAGLLRKGAVAGLGSEQVVVDHFTPPYGPWEQRLCIAPGGDLFEAVRSGRASVVTGHIDRFVPEGILLTDGETIEADVVVTATGLSLKLIGGIDLSVDGEPVDPAGRMTFRGLMLSGVPNFSYCIGYVNLSWTMRADMTARYVARVVERLRTTAADTVTPTYTGPPSERPMIDMQSGYFVRAAHLMPRSADAHPWTMKHNYVVDAWHTNRANLDDGLVWSGAATRTSGGATRAAAGKGVGTSAIA, from the coding sequence ATGTCCGATCACGTCGACGTCCTCATCGTCGGAGCCGGGCTGTCCGGCATCGGCGCCGCCTACCGTCTCCAGGAGCGCAACCCCGGCGTCTCGTACACGATCGTCGAGGCGCGCGACGAGATGGGCGGCACGTGGGACCTGTTCCGCTACCCCGGGGTGCGATCGGACTCGGACTTCTACACCCTCTCGTTCCCGTTCCGACCGTGGCGCGGAGACGACGCGATCGTCGACGGCCAGGAGATCCTCGACTACATCCGGGAGACGGCGGACGCGTACGGGATCACCGAGAGGATCCGGTTCTCGACGAAGGTGGTCTCGGCCGCCTGGTCGTCGACCGACGCACGCTGGACCGTCGGGATCGAGGACTCCCGGACGGGCGAGCAGTCCACGATCACGGCGTCGTTCCTCGAGACCTGTGCCGGCTACTACGACTACGAGCAGCCGTTCGACCCCCAGTTCGCCGGGCTGGAGGACTTCGAGGGCCAGGTCGTGCACCCGCAGTTCTGGCCCGACGATCTGGACTACACCGGCAAGCGCGTGGTCGTCGTGGGCAGCGGTGCGACCGCCATCACGGTCGTGCCGGCGATGGCCGACGACGCCGCCCACGTCACGATGCTCCAGCGGACGCCGACGTGGGTCCTCGCCCAGCCGAAGCACGATGCGGTGGGCGACGCTCTCCGGAAGGTGCTGCCTGCCAAGGCCGCCCACTCGACGATCCGGGCGAAGAACGCGGTGCTGCAATGGGGTCTCTACCAGTTCAGCCGGCGCGCCCCGGAGAAGATGGCGGGCCTGCTCCGCAAGGGCGCCGTCGCCGGGCTCGGCTCGGAGCAGGTCGTCGTCGACCACTTCACCCCGCCGTACGGGCCGTGGGAGCAGCGGCTGTGCATCGCACCGGGCGGCGACCTGTTCGAGGCTGTCCGCAGCGGGCGCGCGTCGGTGGTGACCGGCCACATCGACCGGTTCGTGCCCGAGGGCATCCTGCTCACCGACGGGGAGACGATCGAGGCCGACGTCGTCGTTACCGCGACCGGCCTCTCCTTGAAGCTGATCGGCGGGATCGACCTGAGCGTGGACGGCGAACCCGTCGACCCGGCCGGCCGCATGACGTTCCGCGGTCTCATGCTCAGCGGCGTCCCGAACTTCTCCTACTGCATCGGGTACGTGAACCTGTCGTGGACGATGCGAGCCGACATGACCGCGCGGTACGTCGCGCGAGTCGTCGAGCGGCTCCGTACGACCGCCGCCGACACGGTGACCCCGACCTACACGGGCCCGCCGAGCGAGCGGCCGATGATCGACATGCAGTCCGGCTACTTCGTCCGGGCGGCGCACCTCATGCCGCGGTCGGCGGACGCGCACCCGTGGACGATGAAGCACAACTACGTCGTCGACGCGTGGCACACCAACCGCGCGAACCTCGACGACGGTCTGGTCTGGAGCGGCGCCGCCACCCGCACGTCCGGCGGCGCGACCCGTGCGGCGGCCGGAAAGGGCGTCGGCACGAGCGCGATCGCCTGA